Proteins encoded by one window of Halichondria panicea chromosome 8, odHalPani1.1, whole genome shotgun sequence:
- the LOC135339827 gene encoding DNA-directed RNA polymerase III subunit RPC9-like, whose product MEIIDKNVAMLSNFEVHDLLASLQTNTKGKKPNGRAQNLATITYETNEYLSKTPCALQDAKIIKDFLNDLKLVKLTKAEKLQLLNLRPVTQVELQLLVEEMEERLSEEETAALLERVAALPCPQPDQPEPPVESDTMDTNS is encoded by the exons ATGGAAAT tatTGACAAGAATGTGGCTATGCTCTCAAACTTTGAG GTGCACGACCTCCTAGCAAGCTTACAGACAAATACAAAGGGAAAGAAACCAAACGGTCGAGCACAAAACCTTGCCACAATCACATACGAA ACCAACGAGTATCTGTCCAAGACTCCGTGTGCACTACAG GATGCAAAGATCATCAAAGACTTCCTAAACGACCTAAAATTAGTCAAGTTAACAAA AGCTGAGAAACTGCAGCTGTTGAATCTGAGACCAGTCACACAAGTGGAGTTGCAGCTG TTAGTTGAGGAGATGGAGGAGCGTCTGAGTGAAGAGGAGACGGCTGCTCTACTGGAGAGAGTGGCCGCTCTGCCCTGTCCACAACCTGACCAACCCGAGCCACCAGTTGAGAGTGATACCATGGACACCAACTCATGA
- the LOC135339820 gene encoding peptidyl-tRNA hydrolase 2, mitochondrial-like, giving the protein MEWPKSLQLTAALTTGVGFGLFLGFLLSSRRRVSALSGPSGHTSGKSFLSHSRVSGEHKMVFVVRNDLKMGKGKIAAQCSHAAIGAYKQLMSTQPEVVSHWENTGCTKVVVKAPDEQTLLDVRQHARELGLNTHVVRDAGRTQIAPGSKTVLCIGPGPVEKVDTTTGHLKLL; this is encoded by the exons ATGGAATGGCCCAAGTCTCTTCAGTTGACAGCTGCTTTGACGACAGGTGTGGGGTTTGGGCTGTTCCTTGGGTTTCTATTGAGTAGTAGGAGGCGAGTGTCAGCTCTGTCAGGACCCTCTGGACACACTAGT GGCAAGTCGTTTCTATCACACTCCCGGGTGAGTGGCGAGCACAAGATGGTGTTTGTAGTGAGGAACGATCTGAAGATGGGCAAGGGGAAGATTGCTGCTCAA TGTAGTCATGCTGCTATCGGAGCATACAAGCAACTGATGAGTACCCAACCTGAG GTAGTCAGTCACTGGGAGAACACAGGGTGTACAAAGGTCGTTGTCAAGGCTCCTGACGAGCAAACATT ACTGGATGTGAGGCAACATGCTAGGGAGTTAGGTCTCAATACTCACGTTGTGAGGGATGCTGGACGCACTCAGATCGCACCAGGCTCTAAGACAGTGCTCTGTATTGGACCAG gtccAGTGGAAAAGGTGGACACGACAACAGGACACCTTAAACTGTTATAG
- the LOC135339830 gene encoding protein LTO1 homolog isoform X1: MEEVKADTEDPFEAVFLAEDRLYKEGYAEGLAVGKEQGRNDGFSTGRSTGRELGEELGYYLGFTETILSTVVKEEKNERKLRLLNSLLELVKDFHHLNTSSADYQLNLTRVRAKFSQVLSLLQVSQSLHPHRQSSSLNF, encoded by the exons ATGGAGGAAGTTAAAGCTGATACTGAAGATCCTTTTGAGGCAGTGTTTCTTGCAGAAGACAG ACTCTACAAGGAGGGATATGCTGAGGGATTAGCAGTGGGAAAGGAGCAAGGTCGTAACGATGGTTTCAGTACTGGCCGCAGCACAGGGAGAGAGCTAGGGGAAGAGCTGGGATACTACTTGGGATTTACAGAAACCATTCTGAGCACTGTGGTGAAGGAAGAAAAGAACGAGCGAAAGTTGAG GTTACTGAATTCTCTACTGGAGTTGGTGAAGGACTTCCATCATTTAAACACTTCCTCGGCAGATTATCAGCTGAATCTCACTCGGGTCCGAGCCAAGTTCAGTCAG GTGCTGTCTCTGCTGCAAGTCAGTCAATCACTACATCCACACAGACAAAGCTCTTCTCTGAATTTTTAG
- the LOC135339830 gene encoding protein LTO1 homolog isoform X2, giving the protein MSRWIRLYKEGYAEGLAVGKEQGRNDGFSTGRSTGRELGEELGYYLGFTETILSTVVKEEKNERKLRLLNSLLELVKDFHHLNTSSADYQLNLTRVRAKFSQVLSLLQVSQSLHPHRQSSSLNF; this is encoded by the exons ATGTCCCGGTGGATCAGACTCTACAAGGAGGGATATGCTGAGGGATTAGCAGTGGGAAAGGAGCAAGGTCGTAACGATGGTTTCAGTACTGGCCGCAGCACAGGGAGAGAGCTAGGGGAAGAGCTGGGATACTACTTGGGATTTACAGAAACCATTCTGAGCACTGTGGTGAAGGAAGAAAAGAACGAGCGAAAGTTGAG GTTACTGAATTCTCTACTGGAGTTGGTGAAGGACTTCCATCATTTAAACACTTCCTCGGCAGATTATCAGCTGAATCTCACTCGGGTCCGAGCCAAGTTCAGTCAG GTGCTGTCTCTGCTGCAAGTCAGTCAATCACTACATCCACACAGACAAAGCTCTTCTCTGAATTTTTAG
- the LOC135339738 gene encoding renalase-like: MAKAKELLIVGAGLTGSLTASLLSRSSVQANITVWDKARGCGGRFTTSYSDNDRSLHVDMGAQYLTRCLETSENKVKNDVYKELLDASILTPFQGMIEGSKHSHNDKHYVAPKGMSSICRHFLDHSKASVQFKRCLKSVSINGGRVLCAAESGIEEIFDGLILTLPAPQLLQLQGNLLSSRAATDIVSNLSSVKYSSRYALGLFYNAETVHSSPGMFDSPWSAKYCDHPVIRYMSWDQLKRGAETPGATLLVHTSVPFGIKQLNTDKDQVKGQLLEMVGEMMPGLPQSSHSYLLRWRYSQVQDKFPGLHDFVVMSQDPLVVATGDSFSGSNFENCLRAAMHTSEFIAQ; encoded by the exons CACTTCTCTCTAGATCCTCTGTACAAGCCAACATCACTGTCTGGGACAAG GCTCGTGGGTGCGGAGGTCGATTCACAACATCCTACTCGGATAACGACCGATCATTACACGTTGACATGGGTGCACAATACCTTACACGTTGCCTAGAAACATCGGAGAATAAAGTCAAAAATGACGTCTACAAGGAGCTCCTGGATGCATCCATATTAACTCCATTCCAGGGCATGATTGAAGGCAGCAAACACAGTCACAATGACAAGCATTACGTTGCTCCTAAAGGCATGAGCTCGATATGCAGACACTTTCTCGATCACTCCAAAGCAAGCGTTCAATTCAAGCGTTGTCTGAAATCTGTAAGCATCAATGGTGGACGTGTCTTGTGTGCAGCTGAATCTGGCATTGAAGAAATATTCGATGGACTTATACTCACACTGCCAGCACCACAACTGCTGCAACTACAGGGCAATCTATTATCATCAAGGGCAGCCACAGATATTGTTAGTAATCTCTCCTCTGTCAAGTATTCGTCTCGCTATGCTCTAGGATTATTCTACAACGCTGAGACTGTTCACTCTTCCCCCGGTATGTTCGATAGTCCTTGGTCTGCCAAGTACTGTGATCACCCAGTCATTCGATACATGTCCTGGGACCAATTAAAGAGAGGAGCGGAAACACCTGGAGCTACTCTATTAGTACACACTAGTGTACCGTTTGGCATCAAGCAATTGAACACTGACAAGGATCAAGTGAAGGGTCAACTGCTGGAGATGGTGGGAGAGATGATGCCGGGTCTACCACAATCGTCCCACTCTTATCTATTGCGTTGGAGGTACTCACAGGTACAAGACAAATTCCCCGGATTACATGACTTTGTGGTGATGTCACAAGACCCGCTAGTTGTGGCGACTGGTGATTCATTCTCAGGCTCTAACTTTGAGAACTGCCTTAGAGCAGCTATGCATACCTCTGAGTTCATTGCCCAATAG